GCCAGGGCTCCCCTGGCGGCCCATCTCTGCCGGTGGTGATACCACTCGCTCATCGCCGATCCCATGTCGTCCCTCCGCTCGGAGGCCGGCGCGGGCGGACCCTGGAGACCGCGCCCGGCCGTGCCCATGGTGCCCGCCGACGGACCGGCTCCACCACCGCCGTTCCTGAGGCTCCCCGGCCGGCGAGCACGTCAGACGTGAAGATCTCCCGGGGCGGAGCCACCGGTAGCGTACGCGGCCCGCGAGCGCGGGTTCCGCGCGCCGGGGCGCGCCGGTCCCCGCGCCCGGCCCGCCGGACCGCCCGCCGGGGCGGCGGGCGGGTAGGCTCCCTTGCTGATCACCGGCCGACACGATCAACAGGGGGACTCCGTGCGGGCCATGGCTACCGTGACGACGACCGCGATGTGCCTGCTGGCGGGCGCGGTCCTGGCCGGCTGCGGTGCCGGCGGCGCGGAGGAGAGGTCCGCCGGCGACATCCTCGACGAGGCCAACGCGACGATGCGGAAGCTGGACTCCGTCACCGTCGACATCACCAACCGCACGCGCCAGGGCACGGTCACCAGCCGCCTGGTGACCGACCTCGACAGCCGGTGCAGGTCCAGGACCGCCTGGGCCGGAGGCGGCGTCCTGGAGCAGATCCGGCTGGGAACGACCGACTACGTCCGCCCGGACCGGGCCTACCTGCGGAAGTGGAAGAACAACCCGGGCCTCACCGGCGAGCAGAAGCTGTGGGTGAAGACACCGGTGGACCCGGCGAGCACCGGTGACGGACTCACCTCCTGCGAACGGCCCTTCGACTCGTTCGGCACGGCGCGCAAGGGCGGATCCGCCCGCGTCGGGGGCACGAAGGCCGTCGAGCTGGTCGTGACCGACAAGGCGGACAGGGAAGGGACGTACACCTTCTACGTGGCCGACGAGGGAAAGCCGTATCTCCTGAAGACGGTGTACAAGTCCGGTGCGCAGCGGACCACCACCTCGTTCAGCGGCTTCGACGAGCCCCTCGACATCCGGCCGCCGAAGCCGGCCGAGGTGCTGAGCCTGGGCGGTTGACGGCCCTTTCGCCGACAGCGCTTTCCGTCGTCGTTCCGGCGGCAATCGGTCGAGTGGGGCGAATCGTCTCACCAGGGGTTGACGGGGCGGGACGGGCTCGGCCTACTGGTAGACGCAGCCGGCCGTGTCGGGGGTCAGGTCCGGTGTGGTGGCCCTGGGATCCGCATCCCTTCCGTACTCCCCCGCCGAGACGCAGGTCAGGGGTCTGATGGTGCGGCGACAATGGGCAGCGGCGATGGGCCTGGTGGCCTGCCTGCTGATGCTGCATCTCGTCGTCCCGGCGTCCACGCACAGCGGGAGCGCGGCGGAAGGCGCGGTCACGGCGGCCACGGAGCCGGCCGCGGCGTGGGACGCCGAGGCCGAAGCGGCCGGTGAGCCCTGTCCCTGCGAGGAGGAGCCGTCGGACCGGCAGCCGGCGGCACGCGCCCCCAGGGCCGCCGGAGCGGCCGGGGCGAGCGCCGTGGTGACCGGGGCGCCCGCGGTGGACCGGGGCGGTACGGACCTCCGCGCGGCGGGAACGGCCAGGCGTCCGGGGGCGGCCGGGGCCGCCCGGAACGCCGTGGAGCTGCAGACGTTCCGCTGCTGAGCGGCGGCGGTACCGACCAGGGCCTGCGCCGTGCGGCCCGAGTACTGCCTGGTGCCGGTACGCGGTGGTGTGCAGGCCTTCGTGTGTCCCCATGCCGATGACACAGGAGGCAGTCTTGCCCGGAAAGCGTGTTCTCGTTCTGAGGCCGGAGGAACTGGGCCCGAACGACCAGAAGATGTGGCGGGAGATACGGACCGAGTTCGGGGCCCCGGCGAATCCCTTTCTCGACCCGGCGTTCACCGTGGCGGTGGGGCGGGTCAGGCCGGGAGCCAGGGTCGCGGTGCTGCAGGACGACGGCTCACCGGTCGGCTTCTTCCCGTACGAGTCGGGGCCGTTGGGGCAGGGCCGGGCCATCGGGCTCGGGGTGTCGGACAGTCAGGGGGCCGTGTTACGCCCCGGGATCCGGCTCGACGCCCGCGGGCTGCTGCGGTCCTGCGCGTTGTCGTCCTGGGAGTTCGACAACCTGGAAGCCGGACAGGGGCTGTTCGTGCCGCACGCGGCCGAGGAGCTCGCCTCGCCGGTGGTCGACCTCGCCGAGGGGTTCGAGCGGTACGCGCAGGGGCTGCGGGCGAAGTCGCCGGGCTTCCTCAGACAGACCCTGGCCAAGGAGCGCAGGCTGGCCCGCCAGGTCGGCGAGGTGCGGTTCGTGTACGACGCCGACGACCCCGCCGCGCTGCGGGCGCTGATGGACTGGAAGTCGGCGCAGTACCGGCGGACCGGCCGGCGGGACCGGTTCGCGCAGGAGTGGATCACCCGGCTGGTGGACCTGCTCGGCCGGAGCGAGGAGCCGGAGTGCCGCGGGGTGCTGTCCGTGCTGTACGCCGCGGACCGGCCCGTGGCCGCGCACTTCGGCCTGCGCTCGCGCACGGTGCTGTCCTGGTGGTTCCCGGCCTACGACCGCGCGTACGCGAAGTACTCCCCCGGGCTCGTGCTGCAGCTGAGGATGCTGGAGGCCGCGGCGGCCGACGGGGTCGAGACGGTCGACCTGGGGAGCGGCCCGGCCCGCTACAAGGAGTCGCTGAAGACGCGTGATCTGCGGGTGTACGAGGGGGCGGTGATCCGGCCGGTGCCGGGCGGGGCCGCCCACTGGCTGGGCCGGGAGCCCGCCCGGGCGGCCCGCCGCTTCGTCCGCAACCGGCCCCGGCTGGCCGGCGCGGCCGCCCGGGCGCTGGCGGAGGCGGGGCGGCTGCGCGAACAGCCGCTGGTCCGCGTCGGCCACCGGCGCGGTCCGCAGGACCCCTGACCGCGTTCCCCGCCCGGGGCGCCCGGCTCGGGGGAGCCGGGCGCGCGGGGTCAGCTCGTGGCGGTCCAGCTGTGGGCGACGTCCACGATGACGCGGTCGTCGAGCTGCAGCACCCGGAAGGGCAGCCGGGCGCGGACGCCGAGGCCGATCTGGGTCTCCCCCTCGAAGCTGCCGGCGAAGCGCGTGTCACGGAAGGTGCGGTAGCCGGTGAGGTCCACGCCCGGCAGCGGGAGCGCCACGCGGCCGGGATACGTGGGGGCGCCGGTCTCCGGGTCGTAGGCGGGTGCGGCCACCCGCACCGCGAGGACGGCGCCGCCGGCCACGGGTATGTGGCGGCCGGACCCGTCCTGGTAGAGCCGGTCGACGTACTGGACGGTGTAGCCGACGCCGCTGCCCGCGCCGGGCACGTCGACGACCATCCGGTCGAAGCAGGCGTGGCGGCCGGTCCTGACGTTCGTCATGGGCGCGACCGTGGCGCTGGTGCCGGTCTTGGCGAGGCTTCCCCAGCCGGTGGGGCACGTCGTGGTCTGCGTGGTGGCCTGCCGGGCCGCCGGTGCGGCACCCGCCGGAATCGCCGCCACGCCCACCGTGGCGCCCACGAGTGCGAGAGTCGCGCATGCTGTTCTGATTCGTACCATTGCCGCCCCCGAGGCTTGCGTGGTTGTGATACCGGGTGAGACGACCGGCTTGACCCGAAGGTTGCACGCGCGTGAACGGAAGATTGCACCCACCGCGCCGGAGCGGCGACCATGGCACATCCTGGTGGGGAGCGATGGGTGTCCGGTGCGTCCGTACCGGGAGGACGCGACATGGATGAGGCAGCCGCCGTACCGGACGGGCCACGGTCATCCGGCGGCCGGATCCGGGGCGGGGGCGACGACCGGGTCCGGGCCGGGGACACGGGGCGGATCGAGGACGCCCTGACCGCTCCGCTGGTCCAGGCCGTGCGCGACCTCGGGGGCTACGGCGGCCTGGTCTACCTGCGCTCCCGCGACCGGCGCTCGCTCGTGCTCGCGGTGGTCACCGGGGTGCCCAGGTCGCTGCTCAGGAGCTGGTGGCGGGTGCCGGTGGGCGGCGCCCTGCCCATGGCGGAGGCCTACCGGCGCGGGCAGACCCTGTGGCTGCCGGACGAGCGCGCCACCATGGTGCGCTTCCCGCACTTCACCGCCGGGCTGCCGTACTCGTTCGGCTCCGCCCACCGGCCCGTGCGGGCGGGCGGCGAGCCCGTCGGCGTCCTGGTCGTGCTGCGCTCGGCCGCCCGGACGCCGATGGACGCGGAGGCGGTGGCGCTCGCGCTGCGCCCCGCCGGACGGGACATGGAGGAGCGGCTCGGCCGCCTCGCCGCCGGCCGGCCCGGCCCGGGCCGTTCCGCGCGGCGCATCGAGTACGACGACGAACCCGTCGGCGTGCGGCTGCCCACGCCCGCCGTCCACCCCGTCCGGGTGGGGCTCGTCGACTGGGACCTGGAGACGGACCGGTGCGACCCGGACGACGAGGCCCTCGCCCTCCTCGGCGTCGACCGGGCGGACTTCGGCGGCACCCTGGCGGACATCGAGGCCCGGGTCAGCCCCGACGACCTGCACGAGCTGCGGGCGAGCCGGCACGACGCGCTCACCCACGGCCGGGTCAGGTCCCGGCACCTCCGGGTGCGGGAGGCGTCTCCGGACAGCGGGGAGAGCGGCTACCGGGCCGTCGAGCTGTGGGGGCACCTCGTGGGCGGCGGCACCGGTTCCGCCCGGGTCCTGGTGGCGGCCCTGGTCGACGCGGCCGGCGGACTGACCGCCGCCGAGGCCGCCGAGCGGCTGCCCGACGGGATCTTCTCCCTGGACCAGGACGGCCGCCTCACGTTCGCCAACCGGCGCTGCGAGGAACTGCTGGGCCGCGGCCGGGAAGAGCTCCTGGGCCGCTACCCGTGGGAGGCGGTCACCTGGCTCCGGGATCCCGCGTACGAGGACCGCTACCGGGCGGCGATGCTGTCGCAGGAACAGGTGTCCTTCCTCGTGCGGCGCCCGGACGGCAACTGGGTGGGCTTCGTGCTGTACCCGGACGTGCACGGGCTGACCGGCCGGGTCTCGGAGACCGGCCCGCCCACGGGCGGGGAGTCCGCGACCGAGGCCGGGTCCGCCGCCGGCCTCGTGGCGGGTCCCGGCGCGCCGCCGCCCGGGCCGGTCGCCGCGGCCCGGGCCGGCGCGCTGTACCACGTGGTGCAGATGGCGAGCGTGCTCACCGAGGCGGTGACCGTGCGGGACGTGTGCCGGGCCGTGTCCGAGCAGCTGCTGCCGGCGTTCGGCGCCCGGGAACTCGCCCTGTACACCGTGCGCGAGGGCCGGATGTACCTGCTGTGGGAGTCGGGCTACCCGGAGGGTTTCCTCACCCCGTTCGAAGGGGTCACCCTCGACACGCAACTGCCCGGCGTGCACGCCCTGACCACGCGGCTGCCCCTGTTCTTCGAGTCGCCGGAGGACCTCTCCGTCGCGTATCCGGGCATCGCCCTGGACCGCATGAGCGCCTGGTCGTTCCTGCCGCTGATCGCCTCCGGTCACCCCGTCGGCTCCTGCATCCTCGGCTGGGACGCCCCGCACCGGTTCACCGCCGACGAGCGCTCCGCCCTCACCGCCCTGAGCGGCCTCGCCGCCCAGGCCCTGGAGCGGGCGCGGCTCTACGACGCGGAGTCCGCCGTCGCCCGCGGTCTCCAGGAGGGCCTGCTGCCGCACCGGCTGCCCGCCGTGGAGGGGCTGCGCACGACGGGCCGGTATCTGCCCGGCACGCAGGGCATGGCCATCGGCGGCGACTGGTACGACGTGATCACCACGGGGCGTGGGGTCGCGCTGGTCATCGGGGACGTCGAGGGCCACAGTGTCGGCGCCGCCGCCGTGATGGGGCAGCTGCGCAGTGCCGTGCACGCGTTCGCCGCGAGCGGGCGGCCGCCGCAGGAGGTCATCACCCACACCAACCGGCTGCTCGCCGAGCTGGAGGCGGACGCCTTCGCGACCTGCTGCTACATCGAACTGGACCCGGGCAGCGGCCGCGCCCTCGCCGTGCGGGCCGGCCACCCCCCGCCACTGCTGCGCCATCCCGACGGGCACGCCGAGACGCTCGACCTGGCGGGCGGGGTCATGCTGGGCGTGCAGCCCGACGCGTTCTACCCCGTCACGCCGATCGAGCTGGCCCCCGGCAGCGTCCTCGCGCTGTACACCGACGGGCTCGTGGAGCGGCCCGGCAGCGACATCGACACGGGGATCGAACGGGTCCGCAGCTGCCTGGCCGACACGCCGGCGGACTCGGTGGAGCACCTCGCCGACCGGCTGGTGCGCACGGCGCGGCGCGCCACGGAGCGGCCGGACGACGTGGCGCTGCTGCTGACGGCGTACCGCTGAGCGGGGACGCGGGTCCGGGGCCGCTACCACTGGCGTCCCGCCGGCGGTCGGCGTGGCGGACGCGGTGCGAGTACCGTGGTCGGGACCGGCGAGCGAGGCGGTGGTGGCGGTGGAGTGGCAGCGGTACGCCGAGCAGATGGCGCTGCTCGCCCGGGATCTGGTGGCGCAGGACTCGGTCCAGGCGACGCTGGACGAGATCGCGGCGGCGGCGGTGAAGCTCGTCGAGGGCTGTGACGCGGCGGGCATCCTGACGGTGTCGAAGGGCCGGGCCGTGACGCTGGCGGTGTGCGGCGACATGGTCGAGGAGTCCGACCGGCTGCAGGGCGAGCTGCGCGAGGGGCCGTGCTTCGACGCCGCCCGGCGCGTGGACGGCGAGCGGCTGTTCCGCATCGCCGACATGACCAGGCCGCAGCCGTCCTGGCCGCGTTTCTGCGAGGCCGCCCGCAAGCTCGGGATCGGCAGCATGACCGGTGTGCTGCTCTACACCGAGCAGGAGGACTTCGGCGCGCTGAACCTCTACTCGCGCCGCCCCGGGGCGTTCGGCAAGGACATCGAGGCCGCGGGCTGGCTGCTCGCCTCCCACGCCGCCGTGGCGCTGGCCACCGCCCGCACCGTCGACCAGCTGGAACACGCCCTGGAGACCCGGCACGCCATCGGGGAGGCGATGGGGATCCTGATGGAACGCCACCGGCTGAGCGAGGACGAGGCCTTCGATGTGCTGCGGCGCATCTCGCAGCACCACAACATCAAGCTGCGCGACGTGGCCCGCCGGGTCCGGGCCGACTATCCCGCCCAGTCCTGACCGTCCCAGGCGCGGCCGGCGCGCAGGAGCAGCACCGTGATGTCGTCGGCGTGCTGTCCGGTGGGCGTGGTGGGGCGGACGAGCCGGTCGATGAGCCGTTCCAGGTCGTGGCCGTCGCCGGTCTCCAGGCGCCGGGCGAGGTCGGAGGTGGTCCGGGTGGCGTCGGTGCCGGGCAGTTCGACCAGGCCGTCGGTGTAGAGGGCGAGGGTGGTGCCGGGGGGCAGGGGCGCGGTGGTGACCGGGTAGTGGGCGGCGGGTTCGATGCCCAGCAGCGGGCCGGGCTCGACGTCGAGGACGCCGGCGCCGCCGGGAGGGTGGCACAGCAGTGGGGGCACGTGGCCGGCGCTGGCGAAGGACGCCCGCCGGCCGGCCAGGTCGAGGTGGGCGTAGAGGCAGGAGACGAGCAGTTCGGAGTCGAGGTCGGCCAGGAGCCGGTTGGTGCGGGCGAGGACCTGGCCGGGGGCGGCGCCGGCGGTGGCGTGGGCGTGGATGGCGGTGCGGACCTGGCCCATCAGGGCGGCGGCGGCGATGCTGTGGCCCTCCACGTCGCCGATGACGGCGGCCGCGGTCGTGTCGTCGAGGCGCAGGACGTCGAAGAAGTCGCCGCCGACCTCGATGCCGTGGCCGGCGGGCAGGTAGCGGGCGGCGACGTCGAGGCCGGCCACGTGCGGCAGCGCCCGGGGCAGCAGGGCGCGCTGGAGCTCGAGGACGAGCCGGTGCTTGGCGTCGTAGAGGCGCGCGCGGTCGAGGGCCTGGGCGATGAGGCCGGACAGCGAGGTCAGGATGGCGCGTTCGTCGGCGGTGAAGGTGTGCGGATGGTCGTAGGACAGGATGCAGCAGCCCACCGGACGGCCGGAGATGATCAGCGGGAGGAACGCCCAGGCCTGTTTGCCGCTGATGCGGGGTGCCCTGGGGTAGGTGGCCGTCATCTCGGCCGGGTTGGCGAAGAAGGCGGGGGTGCCGCTGGCGATGACCTGGCCGGCGGGGGTGAGGTCGGTGTCCAGGGACAGGCCGTCGAGCCGTTCCACGACGTCGGCGGGGTAGCCGTGGGAGCCGGTGATCTTCAGACGGCCGGCGTCGGCGGCGGACAGCACGAGGCCCTGGGCGCCGAAGGCGGGCAGGATCTGGTCGGTGATCAGTGCGACGAGGTCGCGTACGGTCACCGTCTCGGTGAGGGCGGCCGCCAGGTGCACCAGCTGGTAGAGGCGTCCGGTCGGTGCCGCCGCCCGGGGCCGGACAGCGGTGGGCGGGGGCGGCTCCTCGGTGTGTTCGTCGCGGGGGACGACGCGGACGCTGATGCCGCTGGTGTCGGGGTAGAGCTGGAAGGTCAGCCACCGGTCCGGCGGGCGGAGCGCGGTGAAGGACACGGGGGCGCGGCTGACGACCGCCGTGCGGTAGTGGTCCTCGTAGACGGGGTCGTCGAGCCAGGGCAGGGACTGCCAGGGCCGGGTGCCGAGGAGCCGGTCGGCGCGGCGGCCGAGCAGGCGGGCCGCGGCGGCGGTGGCGAAGGTGACGCGGCCCTCCAGGTCGAGGCCCAGGGCGCCCTCGGGCAGGCGTTCGAGGTAGTCGGCGGCGGCCAGGCCGGTCTGCACGGGGTGGTGTGCGGCTTCGACCGGGACCACGCGCGGCTGGTCGGGCAGGGGCGGCGGCCGTTCGGCGTCGTCCAGCAGGCGGGCCATGCGGCGGGCGTTGGCGGTGATGTGGCCGCGCTCGCGGGGCGTGACCCGGCGCGGACGCCCGGCGGGCCACATCAGCACGACGCCGCCCCAGCTGCGCCGGACGCCGGTCAGCGGGACCGCGACCAGGGCGAAGGGGTAGGGCAGGACGGCGGCGGCCCGGGGGTAGCGCCGGGCCATGTCGTCCTGGCTCGCGACGCTGACCAGCCGGTCCTCGTGGATGGCGTCGGCGACCGGGACCGGGGCGGTCAGGGGCAGCCGCTGCCAGGGGGCGGTGAACGCCACCGGCAGGCCGCACAGCGCCACCAGGCGCAGCACCGGTTCCGTCTCCTCGATCAGGTACAGGCCGCCGATCGAGGCGCCGGTGCCGCGCACGGTGTCGGCCAGGGCCGCCCCCAACGCGTCGTCCAGCGACCCGGCGCCTCCTGGCGGCTCGTTGCTCCCGGACATGGTGTCCTCCCGCTCTTACCCGGA
This genomic stretch from Streptomyces sp. Go-475 harbors:
- a CDS encoding GNAT family N-acetyltransferase, with protein sequence MTQEAVLPGKRVLVLRPEELGPNDQKMWREIRTEFGAPANPFLDPAFTVAVGRVRPGARVAVLQDDGSPVGFFPYESGPLGQGRAIGLGVSDSQGAVLRPGIRLDARGLLRSCALSSWEFDNLEAGQGLFVPHAAEELASPVVDLAEGFERYAQGLRAKSPGFLRQTLAKERRLARQVGEVRFVYDADDPAALRALMDWKSAQYRRTGRRDRFAQEWITRLVDLLGRSEEPECRGVLSVLYAADRPVAAHFGLRSRTVLSWWFPAYDRAYAKYSPGLVLQLRMLEAAAADGVETVDLGSGPARYKESLKTRDLRVYEGAVIRPVPGGAAHWLGREPARAARRFVRNRPRLAGAAARALAEAGRLREQPLVRVGHRRGPQDP
- a CDS encoding SpoIIE family protein phosphatase, whose amino-acid sequence is MDEAAAVPDGPRSSGGRIRGGGDDRVRAGDTGRIEDALTAPLVQAVRDLGGYGGLVYLRSRDRRSLVLAVVTGVPRSLLRSWWRVPVGGALPMAEAYRRGQTLWLPDERATMVRFPHFTAGLPYSFGSAHRPVRAGGEPVGVLVVLRSAARTPMDAEAVALALRPAGRDMEERLGRLAAGRPGPGRSARRIEYDDEPVGVRLPTPAVHPVRVGLVDWDLETDRCDPDDEALALLGVDRADFGGTLADIEARVSPDDLHELRASRHDALTHGRVRSRHLRVREASPDSGESGYRAVELWGHLVGGGTGSARVLVAALVDAAGGLTAAEAAERLPDGIFSLDQDGRLTFANRRCEELLGRGREELLGRYPWEAVTWLRDPAYEDRYRAAMLSQEQVSFLVRRPDGNWVGFVLYPDVHGLTGRVSETGPPTGGESATEAGSAAGLVAGPGAPPPGPVAAARAGALYHVVQMASVLTEAVTVRDVCRAVSEQLLPAFGARELALYTVREGRMYLLWESGYPEGFLTPFEGVTLDTQLPGVHALTTRLPLFFESPEDLSVAYPGIALDRMSAWSFLPLIASGHPVGSCILGWDAPHRFTADERSALTALSGLAAQALERARLYDAESAVARGLQEGLLPHRLPAVEGLRTTGRYLPGTQGMAIGGDWYDVITTGRGVALVIGDVEGHSVGAAAVMGQLRSAVHAFAASGRPPQEVITHTNRLLAELEADAFATCCYIELDPGSGRALAVRAGHPPPLLRHPDGHAETLDLAGGVMLGVQPDAFYPVTPIELAPGSVLALYTDGLVERPGSDIDTGIERVRSCLADTPADSVEHLADRLVRTARRATERPDDVALLLTAYR
- a CDS encoding GAF and ANTAR domain-containing protein is translated as MEWQRYAEQMALLARDLVAQDSVQATLDEIAAAAVKLVEGCDAAGILTVSKGRAVTLAVCGDMVEESDRLQGELREGPCFDAARRVDGERLFRIADMTRPQPSWPRFCEAARKLGIGSMTGVLLYTEQEDFGALNLYSRRPGAFGKDIEAAGWLLASHAAVALATARTVDQLEHALETRHAIGEAMGILMERHRLSEDEAFDVLRRISQHHNIKLRDVARRVRADYPAQS
- a CDS encoding SpoIIE family protein phosphatase encodes the protein MSGSNEPPGGAGSLDDALGAALADTVRGTGASIGGLYLIEETEPVLRLVALCGLPVAFTAPWQRLPLTAPVPVADAIHEDRLVSVASQDDMARRYPRAAAVLPYPFALVAVPLTGVRRSWGGVVLMWPAGRPRRVTPRERGHITANARRMARLLDDAERPPPLPDQPRVVPVEAAHHPVQTGLAAADYLERLPEGALGLDLEGRVTFATAAAARLLGRRADRLLGTRPWQSLPWLDDPVYEDHYRTAVVSRAPVSFTALRPPDRWLTFQLYPDTSGISVRVVPRDEHTEEPPPPTAVRPRAAAPTGRLYQLVHLAAALTETVTVRDLVALITDQILPAFGAQGLVLSAADAGRLKITGSHGYPADVVERLDGLSLDTDLTPAGQVIASGTPAFFANPAEMTATYPRAPRISGKQAWAFLPLIISGRPVGCCILSYDHPHTFTADERAILTSLSGLIAQALDRARLYDAKHRLVLELQRALLPRALPHVAGLDVAARYLPAGHGIEVGGDFFDVLRLDDTTAAAVIGDVEGHSIAAAALMGQVRTAIHAHATAGAAPGQVLARTNRLLADLDSELLVSCLYAHLDLAGRRASFASAGHVPPLLCHPPGGAGVLDVEPGPLLGIEPAAHYPVTTAPLPPGTTLALYTDGLVELPGTDATRTTSDLARRLETGDGHDLERLIDRLVRPTTPTGQHADDITVLLLRAGRAWDGQDWAG